The following are from one region of the Sorghum bicolor cultivar BTx623 chromosome 2, Sorghum_bicolor_NCBIv3, whole genome shotgun sequence genome:
- the LOC8078405 gene encoding uncharacterized protein LOC8078405, which translates to MLLRPLLRRGAAAAAAAAVSSGGARATALPDPPAALASLLLASRSYAKAKGGGKPASSTSNRGKVRAKDPRGVASADDAAGADFSAGGAGDDIDTEFELPTDPLPPTYDPALDVGPGGRPLFAFTDTFGSFAHRDANVYVDFTLDEWNAVLPEGLPAGMMKEFQETRRCAVMVRKSFLDLRDNFRRIVDPAVTTKLKDTKKQIVLDGPRSCGKSIALAMLVHWARTEGWLVFYVPQGKDWTHGGFFYRNTYSDFFDTPLQAAKILQDFLKFNETRLQQLPCQIFEPIPLGEGAGVGMMKGADTMEMPEGSTLYDLIQTGITHTHASVGVVVRLRKELSLVKDVPVLFAIDQYNSWFTFSDFQEPVTVRSCRSIHAKELTMVNAYRPMVHNDMMVGAFSHSTAVGKLRQELPDVPSDARLIFPRYTLDEAETVCHYYMRQKIIRRENFSEEKWKKIFYLSNGNGAEMRWLAAFV; encoded by the exons ATGCTCCTCCGCCCTCTCCTCCgtcgcggcgccgccgccgctgccgctgccgcggtATCCTCCGGCGGGGCTCGCGCCACCGCACTCCCCGACCCGCCCGCCGCGCTTGCCTCCCTTCTCCTCGCCTCCCGATCCTACGCGAAGGCCAAGGGCGGGGGCAAGCCGGCGTCGTCCACGTCAAACCGCGGCAAGGTCCGCGCCAAGGACCCGCGCGGGGTGGCGTCGGCTGATGATGCCGCCGGGGCCGATTTCTCGGCCGGAGGCGCGGGCGACGACATTGACACCGAGTTCGAGCTGCCCACCGACCCGCTGCCCCCTACATATGACCCCGCTCTCGACGTCGGCCCCGGCGGCCGCCCGCTCTTCGCCTTCACTGACACGTTCGGGTCCTTCGCCCACCGTGACGCGAACGTCTATGTCGACTTCAC TTTGGATGAATGGAATGCCGTTTTACCAGAAGGGTTGCCAGCGGGCATGATGAAAGAGTTTCAGGAGACAAGACGGTGTGCTGTCATGGTGAGGAAGAGCTTCCTAGATCTCCGGGATAACTTCCGTAGGATTGTTGATCCTGCTGTTACAACAAAGCTCAAAG ATACCAAAAAACAAATTGTCTTGGATGGCCCACGGAGTTGTGGTAAAAGCATTGCACTCGCGATGCTTGTCCATTGGGCACGTACTGAAGGATGGCTGGTATTTTATGTTCCACAAGGGAAGGATTGGACTCATGGAGGATTCTTTTATAGAAACACATATAGTGATTTCTTTGATACACCATTACAGGCTGCCAAGATCTTGCAG GATTTTTTGAAGTTCAACGAAACACGCTTACAACAATTACCATGTCAAATTTTTGAGCCTATTCCCCTGGGAGAAGGTGCTGGTGTTGGAATGATGAAAGGAGCTGACACAATGGAAATGCCTGAAGGGTCGACATTATATGATCTCATTCAAACTGGGATAACTCACACGCATGCTTCAGTTGGTGTTGTAGTTCGCTTAAGGAAGGAGCTGTCCCTTGTTAAAGACGTGCCTGTATTGTTCGCTATTGATCAG TACAATAGTTGGTTTACATTCAGTGACTTCCAGGAACCTGTAACTGTCCGATCCTGTCGATCGATCCATGCAAAAGAGCTTACAATG GTCAATGCTTATAGACCAATGGTGCACAATGATATGATGGTGGGGGCCTTTTCACACTCAACAGCAGTCGGCAAACTACGGCAGGAGCTGCCAGATGTTCCTTCTGATGCTCGTTTGATCTTTCCACGTTACACCTTAGATGAAGCTGAGACTGTGTGTCACTATTACATGAg GCAAAAGATCATTCGGCGCGAGAATTTTTCAGAAGAGAAATGGAAAAAGATATTTTACTTATCAAATGGaaatggtgcagagatgagatGGCTTGCTGCCTTTGTTTGA
- the LOC110432556 gene encoding DEAD-box ATP-dependent RNA helicase 52B-like, with protein MRSSWADSVANAEESAPATAAANGSVVTHGNSRPTRSSYVPPHLRGRPAGAGFDTQAGLVAPAQGGPLPSAAAQPSGQGAAVGGPRWAGIVNGGGGSVGAPRQGYGGAGGGGGRGAWNSRPGGWDRRDREPDPFAKAEAEEVDFEGQENTGINFDAYEDIPVETSGHDVPAPANTFAEIDLGDALNENIRRCKYVKPTPVQRYAIPISIAGRDLMACAQTGSGKTAAFCFPIISGILKSPRPQQRSRSSRTAFPLALILSPTRELSVQIHEEARKFAYQTGVRVVVAYGGAPITNQLRDLERGVEILVATPGRLMDLLERARVSLQSIRYLALDEADRMLDMGFEPQIRKIVEGMDMPQRGERQTMLFSATFPKEIQRMAADFLADYIFLAVGRVGSSTDLIVQRVEFVLDSDKRSYLMDLLHAQKANGTHGKHALTLVFVETKRGADALEDWLFRNGFPATSIHGDRTQQEREHALRSFKSGATPILVATDVAARGLDIPHVAHVINFDLPNDIDDYVHRIGRTGRAGKSGLATAFFNESNTTLARPLSDLMKEANQEVPKWLEGYAARSAYGGGGGRNRRQGGGARFGGRDFRRDRGSGGGYGGGSFGGGGGGGGYGGSSGYGGGYGGGGGSGYGGGQSMSSWD; from the exons ATGCGATCTTCATGGGCTGACTCAGTTGCGAACGCCGAGGAATCGGCGCCCGCGACTGCTGCTGCTAACGGCTCTGTTGTGACTCATGGCAACTCGCGCCCCACGCGCAGCTCCTACGTGCCTCCTCACCTCCGCGGCCGGCCAGCTGGTGCCGGCTTTGACACCCAAGCGGGCCTAGTAGCACCGGCACAAGGTGGACCACTGCCCTCGGCTGCCGCACAACCTTCTGGTCAGGGTGCTGCTGTTGGTGGCCCTCGCTGGGCTGGCATTGTGAATGGTGGTGGTGGCAGCGTTGGTGCTCCTCGCCAGGGTTATGGTGGTGCTGGCGGGGGCGGAGGACGTGGTGCTTGGAACTCCCGTCCTGGGGGTTGGGACCGCAGAGACCGTGAGCCCGATCCTTTTGCCAAAGCTGAGGCTGAAGAAGTTGACTTTGAGGGCCAGGAGAATACTGGCATCAATTTTGATGCCTATGAAGACATCCCTGTTGAGACCAGTGGTCATGACGTTCCTGCACCAGCCAACACATTTGCAGAGATTGATTTGGGTGACGCATTGAATGAGAATATCCGGAGGTGCAAGTATGTGAAACCAACACCAGTGCAGCGTTACGCCATCCCAATCTCCATTGCTGGGCGGGATCTCATGGCCTGCGCACAGACTGGATCCGGAAAAACTGCTGCATTCTGTTTCCCAATCATCAGTGGCATCTTGAAGTCTCCAAGGCCACAACAGAGGTCGCGGAGCTCAAGGACTGCTTTTCCTCTGGCTCTGATCTTATCACCAACTCGTGAGCTTTCAGTCCAA ATCCATGAAGAAGCAAGGAAGTTTGCATACCAGACTGGTGTCAGAGTTGTGGTTGCATATGGTGGTGCACCAATAACTAACCAG CTGAGGGACTTAGAGAGAGGTGTGGAAATCCTTGTGGCAACTCCTGGTCGCTTAATGGATCTGTTGGAGAGGGCTAGAGTCTCACTGCAATCGATAAGGTATTTAGCTCTCGATGAAGCTGATCGTATGCTTGATATGGGTTTTGAGCCACAGATACGTAAAATTGTTGAGGGAATGGACATGCCTCAACGTGGTGAGAGGCAGACAATGCTGTTTAGTGCGACATTCCCAAAAGAGATACAG AGGATGGCTGCGGATTTCCTTGCTGATTACATCTTTCTTGCTGTTGGGAGAGTTGGTTCAAGCACCGATTTGATTGTTCAGAGGGTGGAGTTTGTCCTTGATTCAGACAAACGAAGCTACCTCATGGACCTTCTTCATGCACAAAAGGCTAATGGCACACATGGAAAG CACGCTCTTACTTTGGTCTTTGTGGAGACAAAGAGGGGGGCTGATGCTCTGGAGGACTGGCTTTTTAGAAATGGATTCCCTGCAACTAGCATTCATGGAGACAGGACACAGCAG GAAAGGGAGCATGCACTTAGGTCCTTCAAGAGTGGAGCAACTCCCATCCTTGTGGCGACTGATGTTGCTGCTCGTGGTCTTGACATACCGCATGTTGCCCATGTGATTAATTTTGACCTCCCTAATGATATAGATGATTATGTTCATCGGATTGGAAGGACCGGACGTGCTGGGAAATCTGGTCTGGCGACTGCATTCTTCAACGAGAGCAACACTACACTTGCAAGGCCGTTGAGTGATCTCATGAAAGAGGCCAACCAGGAGGTTCCTAAGTGGCTTGAGGGGTACGCCGCCCGTTCAGCCTATGGAGGCGGAGGTGGTAGAAACCGCAGACAAGGTGGCGGTGCCAGATTTGGTGGCCGTGATTTCCGGCGAGATAGGGGCAGTGGTGGAGGGTATGGTGGTGGTTCCTTTGGAggaggtggcggtggtggtggataTGGGGGATCATCAGGATACGGTGGTGGctatggcggcggcggtggcagcgGCTATGGTGGTGGTCAGAGTATGAGTTCTTGGGACTAA